One genomic window of Saccopteryx bilineata isolate mSacBil1 chromosome 4, mSacBil1_pri_phased_curated, whole genome shotgun sequence includes the following:
- the CARHSP1 gene encoding calcium-regulated heat-stable protein 1, whose amino-acid sequence MSSERPPASQPPTHQASVGLLDTQRARHRSPSPLRGNVVPSPLPTRRTRTFSATVRASQGPVYKGVCKCFCRSKGHGFITPADGGPDIFLHISDVEGEYVPMEGDEVTYKMCSIPPKNEKLQAVEVVITHLVPGTKHETWSGHVVSS is encoded by the exons ATGTCATCTGAACGTCCTCCGGCATCACAGCCCCCCACCCACCAGGCCTCGGTCGGGCTGCTGGACACCCAACGGGCCCGCCACCGCTCCCCGTCTCCTCTCCGGGGCAACGTGGTCCCCAGCCCGCTGCCCACTCGCCGGACGAGGACTTTCTCCGC gACGGTGCGGGCCTCCCAGGGCCCCGTCTACAAAGGCGTCTGCAAGTGCTTCTGTCGCTCCAAGGGCCACGGCTTCATCACCCCGGCCGATGGTGGCCCCGATATCTTCCTGCACATCTCCGA TGTGGAAGGGGAGTACGTACCCATGGAAGGCGATGAGGTTACCTACAAGATGTGTTCCATCCCACCCAAGAACGAGAAGCTGCAGGCCGTGGAGGTGGTCATCACTCACCTGGTTCCGGGCACCAAGCACGAGACCTGGTCTGGCCACGTCGTCAGCTCTTAG